One window from the genome of Hippoglossus hippoglossus isolate fHipHip1 chromosome 6, fHipHip1.pri, whole genome shotgun sequence encodes:
- the LOC117763197 gene encoding neuroepithelial cell-transforming gene 1 protein-like, with protein MEENEEVCGETVKNKKLKVRRMTSRTSASSVRSAAAEASPQTLRRNNSTKPPLQRGSSFTFLTPGTPWDFSLKRKRKEKDDDTVSLSNFDLKEPSNKRVRPLTKVSSLVNLISPSKNGAVRRFGQTLQSMSLRSDCKSPGMSRKSSSKAAGPTPTKRRNSTLWSEMLDVHQKGTFSTKEIKRQEAIYELYRGEQDLIEDLQLARKAYHDPMLKLSIMTEEELAHIFGDLDAYIPLHEDLLMKLTEGTGSDGTVAQIGQIVIDWLPGLNDYKNYCSNQLAAKALLDQKKQDRRVQDFLQRCLESPFSRKLDLWSFLDIPRSRLVKYPLLLREILRHTPPDHPDVISLERAISIIQEILSDINLRNGESECQYYIDKLEYLDEKQRDPLIDNCKTLLCHGELRNKSGSRLHVFLFSELLVLTRPVTRNERSCFQVYRQPIPVRDLALEEVQDGEIRMGGSFRGAFTNTEKVKNIFRVSSLDPSHGQSHTLLFNDVYHKQQWLNCLRTAMAQQQQEVPPRVQQGEAIRAKRRSSTLSATICDEETDENCPPVLGPKLRPQTLSKTRLDKTLRGSMKRKETGV; from the exons TGACATCGAGGACGTCCGCGTCCAGCGTCCGGAGCGCCGCCGCAGAGGCTTCTCCTCAAACCCTGCGGAGGAACAACAGCACGAA ACCTCCGCTCCAGAGAGGTAGCTCCTTCACCTTTCTTACACCAGGGACTCCGTGGGACTTCAGCTTA AAGAGGAAGCGCAAAGAGAAGGACGACGACACGGTCAGTCTGTCGAACTTCGACCTCAAG GAACCCAGCAACAAGCGAGTCCGACCTTTGACCAAAGTTTCATCTCTCGTCAACTTGATTTCTCCTTCAAAGAATGGGGCAGTGCGCCGCTTTGGTCAGACCCTCCAG tcAATGTCGTTACGCAGCGATTGCAAATCGCCAGGGATGTCCCGCAAATCCAGCAGCAAGGCAGCAGGTCCCACTCCCACGAAACGGAGGAACAGCACGCTGTGGTCAGAGATGCTGGACGTCCATCAGAAGGGAACATTCTCCACCAAAGAGATCAAGAGACAAGAG GCAATTTATGAGCTTTACAGGGGAGAACAGGATCTCATCGAAGATCTCCAACTTGCACGAAAG GCGTACCATGATCCAATGCTAAAGCTCTCCATcatgacagaggaggagctAGCTCACATATTTGGGGACCTTGACGCATACATCCCCTTACATGAGG ATTTACTGATGAAACTGACCGAGGGAACTGGCTCAGATGGAACAGTCGCTCAGATCGGACAGATTGTAATAGACTGG CTGCCTGGTCTGAACGATTACAAAAACTACTGCAGCAACCAGCTCGCAGCCAAAGCGCTGCTCGACCAGAAGAAGCAGGACAGGCGGGTGCAGGACTTCCTGCAGCGCTGTCTCGAGTCGCCCTTCAGCAGAAAACTTGACCTGTGGAGCTTCCTGGACATCCCACGTTCACGCCTGGTGAAGTACCCGCTGCTGCTGCGAGAGATCCTCAGACACACTCCTCCTGATCACCCAGACGTCATCAGTCTGGAGAGAGCT ATTTCTATAATCCAGGAGATTCTGTCTGACATCAATCTGAGGAACGGGGAGTCTGAGTGTCAGTATTATATCGACAAACTGGAGTATCTGGATGAGAAGCAGCGAGACCCTCTCATAGACAACTGTAAGACCCTACTGTGTCATGGGGAGCTGCGGAACAAGAGTGGCTCG AGGCTGCAcgtgtttctcttctctgagctgctggtttTGACGCGGCCGGTGACACGTAATGAGAGGAGCTGCTTCCAGGTGTATCGACAGCCAATCCCAGTCCGGGACCTGGCTCTGGAGGAAGTGCAGGACGGAGAGATCCGCATGGGGGGGTCGTTCAGAGGGGCTTTCACCAACACAGAGAAAG TGAAGAACATTTTCCGTGTGAGCTCCCTGGATCCTTCCCATGGCCAGTCCCACACCCTGCTTTTCAACGACGTCTACCACAAACAGCAGTGGCTCAACTGTCTGCGCACTGCGatggctcagcagcagcaggaggttccACCTAGGGTTCAGCAGGGAGAAGCCATCCGAGCCAAACGCCGCTCTTCCACCCTCTCAGCCACCATCTGTGACGAAGAGACGGACGAGAACTGTCCACCCGTCTTGGGCCCTAAACTCAGGCCTCAGACGCTCTCCAAAACCAGACTGGACAAGACGTTACGAGGCTcaatgaagaggaaggaaactgGGGTGTAG
- the asb13b gene encoding ankyrin repeat and SOCS box protein 13 isoform X2 has product MFAAHGLGFWTDRSAVHEAAAQGRALQLQQLIEGGAAVNIVAIDSITPLHEACIQGQTQCVRLLLGAGAQVDARNIDGSTPLCDACAAGSLECVKLLLEYGATVNPQLFTFSPLHEACMGGNSDCVQLMIDQGAFMEAHDCHYGTPLHVACARQHYDCAKVLLSAGANVNAAKLHETALHHAAKAKNVDLVELLVEFGGNVYARDNLNKKPIHYTSLGSPCYLCIEFYENTPLSLQQISRVTVRRTLGTRAREVVSQLGLPNRIIRFLSYTPPPVIELLSL; this is encoded by the exons ATGTTTGCAGCTCACGGCCTTGGATTCTGGACGGACCGGTCAGCTGTGCATGAGGCCGCCGCACAGGGCAGggcgctgcagctgcagcagctgatcgAGGGAGGTGCAGCAGTAAACATCGTGGCTATTGACTCTATCACGCCGCTGCATGAGGCATGCATACAGGGCCAGACCCAATGTGTCCGACTGCTGCTGGGCGCTGGTGCACAG GTGGATGCCCGCAACATCGACGGTAGCACTCCACTGTGTGATGCCTGTGCTGCTGGAAGCCTTGAATGTGTCAAGCTATTGTTGGAGTATGGAGCCACAGTTAACCCTCAGCTGTTTACCTTCTCACCTCTTCACGAGGCGTGCATGGGAG GTAATTCAGATTGTGTTCAGCTCATGATTGATCAAGGAGCTTTCATGGAGGCCCACGACTGCCACTACGGGACACCGCTTCATGTAGCCTGTGCCAGGCAACACTACGACTGCGCCAAAGTTCTCCTCAGTGCAG GGGCAAACGTTAATGCTGCCAAGCTACATGAGACTGCCCTTCATCATGCAGCCAAAGCAAAGAATGTTGACTTAGTTGAGCTACTTGTGGAATTTGGGGGGAACGTGTATGCCAGGGACAACCTGAACAAAAAACCCATCCACTACACCAGTCTGGGATCTCCCTGTTACCTCTGCATTGAGTTCTATGAGA ATACTCCCCTCAGTCTCCAGCAGATCAGCAGAGTGACAGTGAGGAGGACTCTCGGCACAAGAGCCCGTGAGGTGGTTTCCCAGCTGGGCCTGCCCAATCGCATCATAAGATTTCTTTCTTACACACCACCTCCAGTTATTGAACTTTTATCACTTTGA
- the asb13b gene encoding ankyrin repeat and SOCS box protein 13 isoform X1: MDVTRARPSLYGEIAHGLGFWTDRSAVHEAAAQGRALQLQQLIEGGAAVNIVAIDSITPLHEACIQGQTQCVRLLLGAGAQVDARNIDGSTPLCDACAAGSLECVKLLLEYGATVNPQLFTFSPLHEACMGGNSDCVQLMIDQGAFMEAHDCHYGTPLHVACARQHYDCAKVLLSAGANVNAAKLHETALHHAAKAKNVDLVELLVEFGGNVYARDNLNKKPIHYTSLGSPCYLCIEFYENTPLSLQQISRVTVRRTLGTRAREVVSQLGLPNRIIRFLSYTPPPVIELLSL; the protein is encoded by the exons ATGGATGTCACCCGGGCCAGACCGTCCTTGTACGGAGAAATCG CTCACGGCCTTGGATTCTGGACGGACCGGTCAGCTGTGCATGAGGCCGCCGCACAGGGCAGggcgctgcagctgcagcagctgatcgAGGGAGGTGCAGCAGTAAACATCGTGGCTATTGACTCTATCACGCCGCTGCATGAGGCATGCATACAGGGCCAGACCCAATGTGTCCGACTGCTGCTGGGCGCTGGTGCACAG GTGGATGCCCGCAACATCGACGGTAGCACTCCACTGTGTGATGCCTGTGCTGCTGGAAGCCTTGAATGTGTCAAGCTATTGTTGGAGTATGGAGCCACAGTTAACCCTCAGCTGTTTACCTTCTCACCTCTTCACGAGGCGTGCATGGGAG GTAATTCAGATTGTGTTCAGCTCATGATTGATCAAGGAGCTTTCATGGAGGCCCACGACTGCCACTACGGGACACCGCTTCATGTAGCCTGTGCCAGGCAACACTACGACTGCGCCAAAGTTCTCCTCAGTGCAG GGGCAAACGTTAATGCTGCCAAGCTACATGAGACTGCCCTTCATCATGCAGCCAAAGCAAAGAATGTTGACTTAGTTGAGCTACTTGTGGAATTTGGGGGGAACGTGTATGCCAGGGACAACCTGAACAAAAAACCCATCCACTACACCAGTCTGGGATCTCCCTGTTACCTCTGCATTGAGTTCTATGAGA ATACTCCCCTCAGTCTCCAGCAGATCAGCAGAGTGACAGTGAGGAGGACTCTCGGCACAAGAGCCCGTGAGGTGGTTTCCCAGCTGGGCCTGCCCAATCGCATCATAAGATTTCTTTCTTACACACCACCTCCAGTTATTGAACTTTTATCACTTTGA